A section of the Mesorhizobium loti genome encodes:
- a CDS encoding ABC transporter substrate-binding protein, with protein MTTGRKTISGISRRGVLRAAGALGVGAAAVGLLARPTSYAIAGNATKVRLSWTEFAACHSPIAFALSKGIYAKHDLDIDLYYQGASGQTLIQSIATNKTDAGAGLLYDWVKPLEQGLDVKLFVGSHGGCTRLLASKASGVTTLEGLKGKTIVSYDVASPPKHSFQVALAKAGLDPNNDVNWTNVPFDLVGETVGKGQADALAHLDPWAYAHKKKFDLVEVANTQTGAFEGAVCCVLGVNSAFLDANKDAIRRLAEADIEIHEYAAAHPDEVAKWFVDNLNPGFPFENIRDEIASWVLHNHPVGKDLQGQVKNAAADLALIKVLDPTTDPAELAQRVTVDILA; from the coding sequence ATGACCACAGGCAGGAAGACAATATCGGGAATTTCGCGGCGCGGCGTGCTGCGCGCCGCTGGCGCGCTTGGCGTCGGCGCAGCGGCGGTGGGCTTGCTCGCGAGGCCGACGAGCTACGCCATCGCCGGCAATGCGACCAAGGTGCGTTTGTCATGGACCGAATTCGCGGCCTGCCATTCGCCGATCGCATTTGCTCTGTCGAAGGGCATCTACGCCAAGCACGATCTCGACATCGATCTCTACTATCAGGGCGCCAGTGGCCAGACGCTGATCCAGTCGATCGCCACCAACAAGACGGATGCCGGCGCTGGCCTGCTCTATGACTGGGTCAAGCCGCTGGAGCAGGGGCTGGACGTCAAGCTCTTCGTCGGCTCGCATGGCGGCTGCACCAGGCTGCTGGCGTCGAAGGCTTCGGGCGTCACAACGCTCGAAGGCCTGAAGGGCAAGACCATCGTCTCCTATGATGTCGCCAGTCCGCCGAAGCACTCCTTCCAGGTCGCACTCGCCAAGGCCGGCCTCGACCCCAACAACGACGTCAACTGGACCAACGTGCCGTTCGACCTCGTCGGCGAGACGGTGGGCAAAGGCCAGGCCGACGCGCTGGCGCATCTCGATCCATGGGCCTATGCCCATAAGAAGAAGTTCGATCTGGTGGAGGTCGCCAACACGCAAACCGGAGCCTTCGAGGGCGCGGTCTGTTGCGTGCTCGGTGTCAATTCGGCCTTCCTCGATGCCAACAAGGATGCCATCCGGCGGCTGGCCGAGGCCGATATCGAGATCCACGAATACGCCGCGGCGCATCCGGACGAAGTCGCCAAGTGGTTCGTCGACAATCTCAACCCCGGTTTCCCGTTCGAGAATATCCGCGACGAGATCGCCTCCTGGGTGCTGCACAATCACCCGGTCGGGAAGGACCTGCAGGGTCAGGTCAAGAATGCCGCAGCCGATCTGGCGCTGATCAAGGTGCTCGATCCAACCACCGATCCGGCGGAACTCGCCCAGCGGGTGACGGTCGACATTCTCGCCTGA